A single region of the Streptomyces sp. NBC_00425 genome encodes:
- a CDS encoding SCO2400 family protein produces the protein MDYCSSCRRHLNGALVCPGCGAYAPDIAPIPTHGHTVRAGTARAVSPYAPTAHFTPAPYVPASSTPAPVTAAMSAGPLPERVPERVPDRALDVALGLDADNDDDLDVDLTGETASSAVAAVSAAPQGRAARRRQLARWKKNQRRAVVVTAVTLVSGLAVAALERQNGDRAQAASAPETPTAAGGEEPTLEHTVPTVSRSDGHRNAPSASSPSQSPATGAAPKQDSRSGARTDSAAPPAGTTALSAPASSGQQRGQGSPAHGSTVGALTGAAGQQSSDSATTGGAGSSTSASGSGSGSGSDGGSASGTGSNSSSSSASSGSSSSSSGTGSGTGSGTAATSPSDVCLLGLICLG, from the coding sequence ATGGACTACTGCTCCTCGTGTCGTCGGCATCTCAACGGAGCCCTGGTGTGTCCAGGGTGCGGCGCCTACGCCCCGGACATCGCCCCGATCCCGACCCACGGACACACGGTCCGGGCCGGGACCGCACGGGCGGTGTCCCCGTACGCGCCCACCGCGCACTTCACGCCCGCGCCCTACGTCCCCGCGTCTTCCACCCCCGCGCCCGTCACTGCCGCGATGTCGGCCGGCCCGCTCCCCGAACGCGTTCCCGAGCGCGTTCCCGACCGGGCTCTCGACGTCGCCCTCGGTCTCGATGCCGACAACGACGACGACCTCGACGTCGACCTCACGGGCGAGACGGCCTCATCCGCCGTCGCGGCGGTGTCCGCGGCGCCGCAGGGCCGGGCGGCACGCCGGCGGCAGCTGGCCCGCTGGAAGAAGAACCAGCGGCGGGCCGTGGTCGTGACGGCCGTCACGCTCGTCAGCGGGCTGGCGGTCGCCGCGCTGGAGCGGCAGAACGGCGACCGGGCCCAGGCGGCCTCGGCGCCGGAGACCCCCACCGCCGCCGGCGGGGAGGAACCGACCCTGGAGCACACCGTCCCCACGGTGAGCCGGTCCGACGGGCACCGCAACGCACCGTCCGCCTCCTCCCCGTCACAGTCGCCGGCCACCGGAGCCGCCCCGAAGCAGGACTCGCGGTCCGGCGCCCGCACGGACTCCGCCGCGCCGCCCGCCGGCACGACGGCGCTCTCGGCGCCGGCGTCCTCGGGTCAGCAGCGGGGTCAAGGATCGCCGGCCCACGGCTCGACGGTCGGCGCCCTGACCGGCGCGGCCGGGCAGCAGTCCTCCGACTCGGCCACGACCGGCGGTGCGGGCTCCTCGACGTCGGCCTCGGGTTCGGGTTCGGGTTCGGGCTCCGACGGGGGCTCCGCCTCCGGCACGGGCTCGAACTCGTCGTCCTCGTCCGCCTCTTCGGGTTCGTCGTCCTCGTCGTCCGGGACGGGGTCCGGCACGGGGTCCGGCACGGCGGCCACCTCGCCGTCCGACGTCTGTCTGCTGGGCCTGATCTGCCTCGGCTGA
- a CDS encoding DUF952 domain-containing protein: protein MIYHVVHPDEWNAGADRPYAPASLAEDGFVHCSPDAETTLAVVNAFYRTGPRPLLALVLDEERLAARCAWEAADPAPPPGVSPGTLFPHVFGPLDREAVVRVLEVRWDADGRATGLTDAG from the coding sequence ATGATCTATCACGTCGTGCACCCGGACGAGTGGAACGCCGGAGCCGACCGGCCCTACGCGCCCGCCTCTCTCGCCGAGGACGGGTTCGTGCACTGCTCGCCCGACGCGGAGACCACGCTCGCGGTCGTCAACGCGTTCTACCGCACCGGCCCGCGGCCCCTGCTGGCGCTGGTCCTCGACGAGGAGCGGCTCGCCGCGAGGTGTGCGTGGGAGGCGGCCGACCCCGCGCCGCCGCCCGGGGTCTCCCCCGGCACCCTGTTCCCGCACGTGTTCGGACCGCTGGACCGGGAGGCCGTGGTGCGCGTCCTCGAGGTCCGCTGGGACGCGGACGGCCGGGCGACGGGCCTGACGGACGCCGGCTGA
- a CDS encoding SCO0607 family lipoprotein, producing MLAGAAAAVAVATAGLTGCSLQIEEAVCGGGQYPVLAVNSGGGDCVPDGEEPAQGWARYPEGKVPEKVGDKWDLYWSTRTLDGKGAIVELPEGE from the coding sequence GTGCTGGCCGGAGCGGCCGCGGCGGTCGCGGTGGCCACGGCCGGGCTCACCGGCTGCTCCCTGCAGATCGAGGAGGCCGTCTGCGGCGGCGGTCAGTACCCGGTGCTCGCGGTGAACAGCGGCGGCGGCGACTGTGTGCCGGACGGCGAGGAGCCGGCGCAGGGCTGGGCCCGCTATCCGGAAGGAAAGGTCCCGGAGAAGGTCGGCGACAAGTGGGATCTGTACTGGAGCACGCGCACACTCGACGGGAAGGGCGCGATCGTGGAACTCCCGGAAGGCGAATAG